CGGGAAACCGGCGGCTGTAGTCGGCCGTGTAGTGTGCCTCCCCGGTGACGATCTTTCGCGCGTCGTCCTTCTCGACGTCCGTCGTGAGGTTCACGCGTTCGTCCCTGCTCTTCCGGTTGTTCGCCGGTTCGTCCCACTCCATCGGAGATCCCTCGGCGTCCGCCGCTTGCGGTTCGTCCCGCTCGACGCCTTCCATCCCTCCGTCCCCCTCGACGGCGTCGGCGTCCGCGTCGGACCGATCGAGTTCGTCGGGTGTACTCATCGACGCGTCTCACCTCGCGAGTCGGGTCCGGTCTTCCCGGTGGCACCGGCGCAGCGGCAGTCGTCACCGCGGTCGGACGATCGCCCGCCGTCCGCGGCCACCCCGCGGTCGGCCATTCGCTCCGACGCGTCGAGGACCGCCTCGACGATCTTCTTGTAGCCGGTGCACCGACAGAGGTTGTCCGAGAGCGCCTCGCGCACCTCGGCCTCGCTCGGTGACGGGTTCTCCTCCAGTAACGCTTTCGAGCGCATGATCATCCCGGGGATACAGAACCCACACTGCAGCGCCGAATTGTCGACGAACGCCTGCTGGACCGGGTGGAGGTCGTCCTGCGTGCCGAGTCCCTCGATCGTCTCGATGGTCGCGCCGTCGACTTTCACGACCGGCGTCACGCACGACATCGCCGGTTCGCCGTCGATCTGGACCGCACACATGCCGCACGCGCCGGTGTCACACCCTCGCTTGGCACCTGTGTACCCGTCTCGACGCAACACGTCGAGGAGGAGATCGGTCTTCGATACCTCGAACGTCCGCTCATTACCGTTGATCGTACAGTCGATGTGCATATCGCTCACTCTATGGGTGATGCTAACACTATGTGTTGCACATCGCGCGCTGGCACCTAAATAATTGTCGAGGTTTCTGCTCTCCACTGGCGTGCAAAAAACCCCGTCTGCCCGACGCGGCAACCGATCGCGGGGCCGACCGAAAACGAGTCGGCGGTAGCGACGAGTCCAGGGAGCGGGTTCAGTCGTCGGCCTCGAGCGCGGATTTGATCTTCGCCGCGGTGATCGGCATGTCGGTGATGCGGACCCCGACCGCCTCCCGGATGGCGTTGCTCAGCGCGGGCGGAACCGTGTTCGTCGGTACCTCCGCGACGGACTTCGCGCCGAACGGCCCCGTCGGTTCGTGGGTCTCGACCAGGATCGACTCGATCGTGGGCGTCTCCGCCGCCGTCGGCCAGTCGTACTCGTCGAAACTCGTCACCTCCGCTCGACCCTCGTCGTCGAACGTGATGCCCTCGCAGACGGCCATCTCGTAGCTCATGTGGTTCGCGCCTTCGACCTGCCCCTCCGCCATTCCCGGATTGATCGCGACGCCGCAGTCGACCGCGACGACGAGTTTGTTGACGTCGAACTCGCCGGTCTCCTCGTCGACGGTGACGTCCGCGAACTGCGCGGCGAACGGCGGCGGACTTTCCTCCGTACAGTGGGTTCCCTTGCCGAGGATGTGTTCGCGCTCGTCGTGGCCGTAGGCGGCCTCGTAGCCGATCTCCTCGAGGCTTACGCTCGCACCCGTCTCCTCGCTGTAGACCGTCCCATCTCCGGTGTCGAGGTTCGACTCGGGCTCTTCGAGGAGCTTCGAGCCCCAGTAGAGGATCCGCCCTTTCGCGTCTTCCGCGGCCTTCTTGACCGCCATGCCGCTGATGTAGGTCGTCGAGGAGGCGTACGCGCCGTAGTCGAACGGCGTGACGTCCGTGTCCGACGACTTGATCACGATGTCCGTCTCCTCACAACCCAGCACTTCGGCTGCGATCTGGATGAACGCCGTGTCCGCCCCCGTTCCGATGTCGACGCCGCCGACGTGGAGGTGGAACGAGCCGTCCTCGTTCATCATTAGCTGGGCGGCCCCGAGTTCGTCGCCCGCGACGCCGGTTCCCTGTGCCGAGAGCGCCATCCCGATGCCGCGGTGGCGGTGCTCCTCGTCGGGTTGCTCGAGGGCGTCCCAGCCGATCGCCTCCTTGCCGCGTTCGATACACTCGTCGAGGCCGCACGATCGAATCCGTCGTTCCGCGCCTTCGCCGCCCATCATGCCGGCGATTTCGTCGAGGTCGCCGACCTCCATGTAGTGTCGCTGCCGGAACTCGACGGGATCCAGGTCGAGGTCGCGGGCGACCTCGTCGAGGTGGCCTTCGAGTGCCAGGGTTCCCTGCGGTGCGCCGTAGCCGCGCATCGCGCCGGTCTGAGGGGTGTTCGTGTGGACGATGTCGGCTTCGAATCGTGCGTTCGGGACCTTCGAGTACAGCGGCATCGGCTTGCTGCCGACGTTCCCCGCGACCGTCATCCCGTGGCTCCCGTACGCACCCGTGTTCGAGAGCGCGTACAGATCGATCGCTTCGATAGATCCGTCCTCGGTGACCGCGGTGCGCGCCCGGACGTTCATCGGGTGACGCGAGCGCATCGCGTGGAACTCCTCTTCGCGCGTGGCTTCGTAGATCACGGGCCGATCGGCCGCGAGGGACAGTGCGAGCGGAATCGGCTCGACGACCATCGCCTGTTTACCGCCGAAGCCGCCGCCGACCCGGGGCTTCGAGACGCGGATATCCCGGATGGGGATGTCGAACAGGTGAGCCAGTTGCCGCCGCGTGTGGTTCGGCACCTGCGTACTCGTGACGAGCACGTGTCGGTCGTCCTCGTCGGTGTACGCGAGGGAGGTGTGGGGCTCGATCTGGGCGTGTGACTGGCGGATCGTCTCCCACTCGGTCTCGTGGACGTGGACGTCGTCGCGCTCGAGGGCGTCGTCGACGTCGCCGATCTCGCCGTCGATCCGGGACATCCGGTTGCGGCTGTAGTCGTGCCCGACGATCTCGTTCTCGACCTCGTCGTCGTCGAACAGCCGCGGTGCGTCCTCGGAGTAGGCCTCCTCGGGGTCGAGCACGTAGTCGTCCTCCTCGTACTCGACCTCGATGCTGTCGGCCGCGGTGCGTGCGGTCTCGGCGTCGTCCGCCGCCACCGCCGCGATCGGATCGCCGACGTAGCGGACGTGGTCGTTGAGCACGTTCATGTCCCACGGACTCGGTTCGGGGTAGGACTGGCCCGCGCTCGTGTACTTCGCGTCGGGGGTCTCCTCGGACCACGGCGTCAGGACCGCGTGGACCGCGTCCATCCCCTCGGCCGCGCTCGCGTCGACGTCGGTCACGTAGCCGTGTGGGATCTCGCTGCGAACGACCGCGGCGTGTGCGAGGTCGGGGAACCGTTGCTCGTAATCGGCGGTGTACTTCGCCTGCCCGGTGACGAGTTTCGGATCGTCGTCTTTCTGGGCCGGTCGCGAGACGCTGGCTCGCTCGTCGGGTTCCAGGTCGTTGTTCTCGGGTTCGTCCCACTCGAGGGGATGGTCCTCGAACTCGGGGGACTCCCTCTCCGAACGCGATGCGGTACCGCCGTCGGGTTTCGGATCGTCTGGATCAGTCATGCGTCTCACCGCTGCGTTCGGTCGCCTCTCGAGCGGTGGATGCGGGCGACGTGCCGCCGTCCGTCGCGACGGTCCCGTCGCCGTTCATCCGCTCGGCGGCGTCGAGTATCGCTTCGACTGGTTTCTGGTAGCCGGTACACCGACACAGGTTGTCGTCGATCGCCGCTCGAACGTCGGCTTCGCTCGGGTCCGGGGTCTCCTCGAGCAACGCTTTCGCCTGGATGATCATCCCCGGGATACAGAACCCACACTGGACCGCGAAGTGATCGACGAACGCCTGCTGGATCGGATGGAGGTCGTCCTGCGTGCCGAGGCCCTCGATCGTCCGGATGGACGCGCCGTCGGCCTCCCGGACGGTCGTCCCGCAGGCCATCCGGGCGTCGCCCCCGATGAGTACCTTCGAGGCCCCGCAGACGCCGCCGTCACAGCCGCACTTCACGCCCGTGTAGCCTTCGCGTCGCAACACCGACGCGAGGTTGTCCTCCGGCGCCGCGTCGACGTCCATCGATTCGCCGTTGACGGTCAGGGTGAACTGCACAGTGATCCCTCCTGTAAGCGTATCACTAGCATACGTGTCGTAGTGAAAGATGAGAGACAGCGCTACATATAATTATGGTTGCCCCCGACGAGCGCGTACTGGGACGATTCTCCGTCAGTCCGTTCTCGCTGGACTGAATCGCTGCACCGATTGTGGTGCCGAAAACCGGGTCGGAGTCCACGACGGGTGTCGAACGGCCGCGATCTCGGCGCGGGGATTCAGTGACGCCGCTCGCCGGTCTCCGTGACCGAAAACGCGACTGCGGCGGTCGAGTCAGCGGTTCGCCGCGATCGCTTCGATTTCGACCCCGACGCCCTTGGGCAGG
The nucleotide sequence above comes from Halosolutus halophilus. Encoded proteins:
- a CDS encoding (2Fe-2S)-binding protein; protein product: MHIDCTINGNERTFEVSKTDLLLDVLRRDGYTGAKRGCDTGACGMCAVQIDGEPAMSCVTPVVKVDGATIETIEGLGTQDDLHPVQQAFVDNSALQCGFCIPGMIMRSKALLEENPSPSEAEVREALSDNLCRCTGYKKIVEAVLDASERMADRGVAADGGRSSDRGDDCRCAGATGKTGPDSRGETRR
- a CDS encoding xanthine dehydrogenase family protein molybdopterin-binding subunit produces the protein MTDPDDPKPDGGTASRSERESPEFEDHPLEWDEPENNDLEPDERASVSRPAQKDDDPKLVTGQAKYTADYEQRFPDLAHAAVVRSEIPHGYVTDVDASAAEGMDAVHAVLTPWSEETPDAKYTSAGQSYPEPSPWDMNVLNDHVRYVGDPIAAVAADDAETARTAADSIEVEYEEDDYVLDPEEAYSEDAPRLFDDDEVENEIVGHDYSRNRMSRIDGEIGDVDDALERDDVHVHETEWETIRQSHAQIEPHTSLAYTDEDDRHVLVTSTQVPNHTRRQLAHLFDIPIRDIRVSKPRVGGGFGGKQAMVVEPIPLALSLAADRPVIYEATREEEFHAMRSRHPMNVRARTAVTEDGSIEAIDLYALSNTGAYGSHGMTVAGNVGSKPMPLYSKVPNARFEADIVHTNTPQTGAMRGYGAPQGTLALEGHLDEVARDLDLDPVEFRQRHYMEVGDLDEIAGMMGGEGAERRIRSCGLDECIERGKEAIGWDALEQPDEEHRHRGIGMALSAQGTGVAGDELGAAQLMMNEDGSFHLHVGGVDIGTGADTAFIQIAAEVLGCEETDIVIKSSDTDVTPFDYGAYASSTTYISGMAVKKAAEDAKGRILYWGSKLLEEPESNLDTGDGTVYSEETGASVSLEEIGYEAAYGHDEREHILGKGTHCTEESPPPFAAQFADVTVDEETGEFDVNKLVVAVDCGVAINPGMAEGQVEGANHMSYEMAVCEGITFDDEGRAEVTSFDEYDWPTAAETPTIESILVETHEPTGPFGAKSVAEVPTNTVPPALSNAIREAVGVRITDMPITAAKIKSALEADD
- a CDS encoding (2Fe-2S)-binding protein; the protein is MQFTLTVNGESMDVDAAPEDNLASVLRREGYTGVKCGCDGGVCGASKVLIGGDARMACGTTVREADGASIRTIEGLGTQDDLHPIQQAFVDHFAVQCGFCIPGMIIQAKALLEETPDPSEADVRAAIDDNLCRCTGYQKPVEAILDAAERMNGDGTVATDGGTSPASTAREATERSGETHD